The proteins below come from a single Drosophila suzukii chromosome X, CBGP_Dsuzu_IsoJpt1.0, whole genome shotgun sequence genomic window:
- the Elys gene encoding protein ELYS homolog: MEWHEVELDGSRTAAFPERAVPGFGQEPADMETADYLGGIIRGGHWGWVTCRYGKDATLLVCSMTTGESFSRHRFWSSESADEGHGSPGQRSSIRCVEELFPGEPERTAMLAICLESWESGERPMDAKTQVLIYSIPNSRVLRRFHLPCGLHCSALTFLDRDICDATRVARFDGCLAVATKEGIVLLVDLNSDSLVEQPGRRCSLSNSSSEGDPCYGEIFSFPGEELQDRFNLLLDECRSKGAHLAVRLSVAHSGIRCLMGISLAPGFAAGLEDGRVLIYDLLHFQVTTTLQPPGRSEGAHGAVQRMCVIMPPDDPKPCFYICALYQSADGLNMLLHCVSYRRSYVEQGIDLLRFEHFHSSSVRNHQVFDRGICSVTGCTTASTFSFAGDSGTLLLIISWHSSTDRKNKLVLFDINQWYKEEMPPCVRHYETPHYLAGYILSGLPTGLGLHLRANSILHFASLQRYDEHFYPDSLTFDCTLLTPTGSRYYAQDGVQHRFLNTLRWERATLFLRPQSYHEDIVRLRLLPQFCELNPNATFSKTAMYEVILSVALEHKCGALLNDCARSWLDGSFLCNMLDPTELSLSTLTNWIVKRAGQIKTRCSELCQGIFDYGGYSLDERERREFKELSAQLRELLRLQSYIVELGRRRLTPSLLAECKTNEQALRTVHEYQRVLYWFIEHGLLPEGQHENHRETREQPLVRLRHVYSERRAQRKKLYIDALGELTSLSDPYPPDSLHALLHVMLDPDKEPSHKHALILYLLLDLDPQLGRRFQTAFQLGEELAKSVRSFWCLDRGDYEHCVKELYKDPAPANNFEEWQMRLLLETLLDGGAVKAAMRVASQPPGPLSSALHMSVLLANENMAEAFLIARLYDDEEEGQSLLERFFRHCIERRRFRVLAELCLREPEERLLYRLLRQCRSRQTECVHLILLLQKSKFIEAVSFMDDVAVERQREDESSSTIISAYRSTMAPVAQNIAGTYLRIRETLVGLEDAKKGGLLQPFSCQLVKQNASGQVGGIFQSSAVSAHWATHFETPPVLPPVSVPAKMGYTNIPFLRHAQYGLSELPHRRRKVRPVPHQAVEKRQREQEEQQREDRERRQQYSLQPRKRRRLLAEQLVEDVKGHVRSILDQESEQQSELEEAGRNQASDLLQPPTFLQSRQTTTRQGSSSPQAILTILKRHSAVDAVGGTPPVATSTTLAGPKRFRFMPPIPLRMDGSMEVDSEDAAEEDEGEEEEETDEIIVEIESRSEPRSTCSVESDEDEEFLSPLASANVSLVDQVMVPPRESPRPLAPPAGPQPRSSLLHGRNEIGRGSGSGTGSQSSSGFGSFATVRPAPTTSHSQFLPTICSSKMGETQSQVFSSGSCGVKISERTTICGEMESTDLGSEVTAAPSSQWSLPAARPAVQGHRMMDTTLEMSTYDVASLEQPDIQVQNEEEELKLGDTQSVEEQEQQNQHDEQEPERSEMGGLLEYLGSSEAPAQEPLSSPTYSLSSEESDLSSADIRNPLLPTLHNDDPMYSIVVESTGSITTSRSVTHTPTSFLPSDTNVSQNSSPRAPHGGEGDGSPISMYRANSLETVDDLDTTKGSLEEEEEYDEDDCVIALDGTEVRGYVARPQPSGACSSAELFAFKDDCPEEAASGPCPSLSLGATVNSDSDVADTIVLDSDEESQKAGDCQPEQQKEVEWPMEEDAGSNDSVATVAFSESKQNPVENDMEVDVVEEKLLEEIPEEEVEEKPLEKIPQEEAEEESKEDPEQEPLLVQEEDSRQSLTLVLSDDETEEPAVAPVPTRSLRPRRGSSEYRDSPRPLRSQRSSLDHQDSPAPVAGRKMRLRSNDAIASSPAATPPVATPKRRALQHKHLLEVIDEQSSLDASLPRTRSRSRLSVDSEAPNSRPTTPTARVRSKRATSLVPTTESPSARRLLRRNSEPPAAVGMQQPVRKPKAGGVRSRKTSQTDQNLSASPAPADEPPLVTEESATAEEERPRPRRVGRRRISDLSDQSAKAAETDAPATEATSSRTSSRTNSANSTTTTKTRELRPRTRRNSKSDV; this comes from the exons ATGGAGTGGCACGAAGTGGAGTTGGACGGCAGTCGCACGGCGGCATTTCCTGAGCGCGCCGTACCCGGATTTGGCCAGGAGCCGGCGGATATGGAGACCG CCGACTACCTGGGCGGCATCATACGCGGCGGCCATTGGGGCTGGGTGACCTGCCGTTATGGCAAAGACGCCACCCTTCTGGTCTGCAGCATGACCACCGGCGAGAGCTTCTCCCGGCACCGCTTCTGGAGCAGCGAGTCCGCAGACGAGGGACATGGTAGCCCCGGGCAGCGCAGCAGCATCCGCTGTGTGGAGGAACTCTTTCCCGGTGAGCCGGAACGCACCGCGATGTTGGCCATCTGCCTGGAGTCGTGGGAGAGCGGGGAGCGCCCAATGGACGCCAAGACGCAGGTGCTCATCTACTCGATCCCCAACAGTCGAGTGCTGCGCCGCTTCCACCTGCCATGTGGCCTACACTGCAGCGCGCTCACCTTCCTCGACCGGGACATCTGTGACGCAACGCGAGTGGCCCGATTCGACGGCTGCCTGGCCGTTGCCACCAAGGAGGGCATCGTCCTGCTAGTCGATCTCAACAGCGACAGCCTGGTGGAGCAGCCAGGACGGCGCTGCAGCCTAAGCAACTCCAGTTCCGAGGGCGACCCATGCTACGGGGAAATTTTCAGCTTCCCCGGCGAGGAGCTTCAAGATCGCTTTAACCTCCTGCTGGACGAATGTCGCTCAAAGGGCGCCCATTTAGCCGTACGGTTGAGTG TGGCCCACAGCGGAATCAGGTGCTTGATGGGCATCAGCTTGGCCCCCGGCTTTGCCGCTGGCCTAGAGGATGGCCGCGTCCTGATCTACGACCTGCTGCACTTCCAAGTGACCACTACACTGCAGCCGCCGGGAAGAAGTGAAGGGGCTCACGGGGCCGTGCAGCGAATGTGCGTTATCATGCCGCCGGACGACCCCAAGCCCTGCTTCTACATATGTGCATTATACCAAAGCGCCGACGGCCTCAACATGTTGCTGCACTGCGTCAGCTACAGGCGCTCATACGTGGAGCAGGGGATCGACCTGTTACGCTTCGAG CACTTCCATTCCAGCTCGGTGCGCAACCACCAAGTCTTCGACAGGGGCATTTGCTCCGTAACCGGCTGCACTACGGCCTCCACTTTCAGCTTTGCCGGGGACAGCGGAACGCTACTGCTCATCATATCCTGGCACTCAAGCACAGACCGCAAAAATAAGCTCGTCCTGTTCGACATCAACCAGTGGTACAAGGAAGAGATGCCCCCATGCGTGCGCCATTACGAAACGCCCCATTATCTCGCCGGCTATATCCTCAGTGGTCTGCCCACGGGATTAGGATTGCATCTGCGTGCCAACTCCATTTTGCACTTTGCCTCACTGCAGCGCTACGATGAGCACTTCTATCCCGATTCCCTGACGTTTG ATTGCACACTGCTGACCCCAACTGGCAGCCGCTACTACGCTCAGGACGGAGTGCAACATCGTTTCCTTAACACCCTGCGCTGGGAGCGCGCCACGCTCTTTCTGCGACCACAGTCCTACCACGAGGATATCGTTCGCCTGCGCCTCCTGCCTCAGTTCTGTGAGCTGAATCCGAACGCCACGTTCTCTAAG ACTGCCATGTACGAGGTAATTTTGTCTGTGGCCCTAGAGCACAAGTGCGGGGCCCTGCTGAACGACTGCGCCCGTAGCTGGCTGGACGGCAGCTTCTTGTGCAACATGCTCGATCCCACGGAGCTTTCGCTGTCCACGCTGACCAACTGGATCGTGAAGCGCGCTGGTCAAATCAAGACGCGCTGCTCGGAACTTTGTCAGGGCATCTTCGACTACGGCGGCTACTCGTTGGACGAGCGGGAGCGGCGTGAGTTCAAAGAGCTCTCTGCCCAGCTACGTGAGCTACTGCGTCTGCAGTCCTACATTGTCGAGCTGGGTCGGCGCCGACTGACGCCCTCCTTGCTGGCCGAGTGCAAGACCAACGAACAGGCGCTGCGGACAGTGCACGAGTACCAGAGAGTGCTTTACTGGTTTATCGAGCACGGTCTCCTGCCCGAGGGGCAGCACGAGAATCATCGGGAGACCCGGGAGCAGCCGCTGGTTCGTCTTCGACACGTTTACTCCGAGAGGCGGGCGCAGCGAAAGAAACTGTACATCGACGCTCTGGGGGAGCTCACCTCCCTCTCGGACCCCTATCCGCCGGACTCGCTACATGCGCTTCTGCACGTGATGCTCGATCCGGACAAAGAGCCCTCCCACAAGCATGCTCTTATCCTATACCTGCTGCTGGATCTGGACCCACAGCTGGGCAGGCGCTTCCAGACTGCCTTTCAATTGGGCGAAGAACTGGCCAAGTCGGTGCGCTCATTTTGGTGCTTGGACCGCGGCGATTACGAA CATTGCGTTAAGGAGCTGTACAAGGACCCCGCTCCCGCCAACAACTTTGAGGAGTGGCAGATGCGCCTGCTCCTAGAGACTCTGCTGGATGGCGGGGCTGTCAAGGCGGCCATGCGAGTGGCCAGCCAACCGCCTGGTCCCCTGTCATCGGCGCTGCACATGAGCGTGCTCCTGGCCAACGAAAACATGGCGGAGGCCTTCCTGATCGCCCGCCTCTACGACGACGAGGAGGAGGGGCAGTCGCTGCTGGAGCGCTTCTTCCGACACTGTATCGAACGCAGACGCTTCAGAGTGCTGGCCGAGCTGTGCCTAAGGGAGCCGGAGGAGCGACTTTTGTACCGCCTGCTGCGCCAGTGCCGCTCGCGGCAAACGGAGTGCGTTCACTTGATCCTGCTACTGCAAAAGAGTAAGTTCATCGAGGCAGTGTCCTTCATGGATGACGTGGCCGTCGAGCGCCAGCGAGAGGACGAGTCCTCCAGCACTATTATTTCTGCCTACCGGTCAACGATGGCGCCGGTTGCCCAGAACATTGCCGGCACCTATCTCCGCATCCGCGAAACCCTGGTCGGCCTTGAGGATGCTAAGAAGGGCGGTCTTTTGCAGCCCTTCAGCTGTCAGCTGGTCAAACAGAACGCGAGCGGCCAGGTGGGTGGCATCTTTCAGAGCTCCGCCGTCAGTGCCCACTGGGCAACACACTTCGAGACGCCTCCTGTCTTACCCCCCGTCTCTGTCCCTGCCAAAATGGGCTACACCAACATTCCCTTCCTCCGGCATGCACAATACGGACTCTCGGAGCTTCCCCACCGGCGGCGCAAGGTGCGACCAGTACCCCACCAGGCGGTGGAGAAGCGGCAGCGAGAGCAAGAGGAGCAGCAACGAGAGGACCGCGAGCGCAGGCAGCAGTACTCACTGCAACCTCGAAAACGCCGCCGCCTATTGGCTGAGCAATTGGTTGAGGACGTTAAGGGCCATGTAAGATCCATTCTAGACCAAGAGTCGGAACAGCAGTCGGAGTTGGAAGAGGCGGGGCGGAACCAGGCCAGCGATCTCTTGCAGCCGCCAACTTTCCTTCAGTCGCGCCAGACGACGACACGCCAAGGCAGCAGCTCGCCCCAGGCTATTCTCACGATCCTGAAGCGGCATTCGGCCGTGGACGCCGTGGGAGGCACTCCGCCGGTGGCTACGTCCACCACACTAGCGGGACCAAAGAGATTCCGTTTTATGCCGCCCATACCCTTGCGTATGGATGGATCGATGGAGGTGGACAGCGAGGATGCCGCCGAAGAGGACGAGggagaggaggaggaggaaacCGACGAGATTATCGTTGAGATCGAGTCCAGAAGCGAGCCTAGGAGCACCTGCAGCGTTGAGTCCGACGAGGACGAGGAGTTCCTTTCCCCGTTGGCCTCGGCCAATGTGTCTTTAGTGGACCAAGTGATGGTGCCACCGCGGGAATCTCCTAGGCCTTTGGCACCGCCAGCTGGCCCACAGCCACGTAGCTCATTGCTTCACGGGCGAAACGAAATCGGAAGAGGAAGTGGAAGTGGGACTGGAAGTCAGAGCAGCAGTGGATTCGGCAGCTTTGCCACCGTCCGCCCGGCACCGACGACATCTCATTCCCAGTTCTTGCCCACCATCTGCTCCTCCAAGATGGGCGAGACGCAGTCGCAGGTCTTCTCCAGTGGCAGCTGTGGGGTAAAGATATCCGAACGCACAACCATCTGTGGCGAAATGGAATCAACCGATCTTGGTTCGGAGGTTACGGCCGCACCCAGTTCGCAATGGTCTCTGCCTGCAGCACGGCCTGCAGTCCAGGGACACCGGATGATGGATACCACTCTGGAGATGTCCACCTACGATGTGGCGTCGCTTGAGCAGCCAGACATCCAGGTTCAGAATGAAGAGGAGGAACTAAAGCTGGGCGACACGCAGTCGGTtgaggagcaggagcagcagaaTCAACATGATGAGCAGGAGCCAGAGCGTTCGGAGATGGGCGGTCTTCTGGAATACCTGGGCAGCTCGGAAGCACCTGCTCAGGAGCCTCTGTCCTCGCCCACCTACAGTCTAAGCAGCGAAGAATCAGACCTTTCCTCGGCCGACATCCGGAACCCCTTGCTGCCCACGCTGCACAACGATGACCCCATGTACTCGATCGTTGTGGAGTCGACAGGTTCCATCACCACATCGCGATCGGTAACGCACACGCCCACTTCCTTCCTGCCCAGTGACACAAACGTCTCGCAGAACTCGAGTCCAAGAGCACCACACGGTGGTGAAGGAGATGGCTCGCCGATCTCCATGTACCGCGCCAATAGCCTGGAAACGGTCGATGACCTAGACACCACAAAGGGTTcgctggaggaggaggaggagtacGATGAGGATGACTGCGTAATAGCACTGGACGGCACTGAGGTACGCGGCTATGTGGCCCGTCCGCAGCCATCGGGAGCCTGCAGCAGTGCCGAGCTGTTCGCCTTCAAGGACGACTGCCCGGAGGAGGCGGCCAGCGGCCCTTGTCCTTCCCTTTCGCTGGGCGCCACGGTCAATAGCGACTCGGATGTGGCCGACACTATTGTGCTGGACAGCGATGAGGAGTCGCAGAAGGCAGGGGATTGTCAGCCAGAACAGCAGAAGGAGGTAGAGTGGCCCATGGAGGAGGATGCTGGCAGCAACGATTCTGTGGCCACAGTGGCGTTTAGCGAAAGCAAGCAGAATCCTGTCGAGAACGATATGGAGGTGGATGTGGTGGAAGAAAAGCTCTTGGAGGAGATTCCCGAAGAGGAGGTAGAAGAAAAGCCCTTGGAGAAGATTCCCCAAGAGGAGGCTGAAGAGGAGAGCAAAGAGGATCCCGAACAGGAGCCACTTTTGGTCCAAGAAGAGGATTCCAGGCAGAGCCTAACGCTGGTACTCTCCGATGACGAGACCGAGGAGCCAGCTGTGGCTCCGGTGCCGACTCGTTCTTTGCGCCCGCGTCGCGGCTCCTCAGAGTACCGCGATAGCCCGCGTCCCCTGCGATCGCAACGTTCCTCCTTGGATCACCAGGACAGTCCCGCTCCGGTGGCTGGCCGCAAGATGCGTCTGCGTAGTAATGACGCCATAGCCTCGTCGCCCGCAGCTACTCCGCCGGTCGCCACGCCCAAACGCCGAGCGTTGCAGCACAAGCACCTGCTGGAGGTGATCGACGAGCAGAGTTCCCTGGACGCTTCGTTGCCGCGCACCCGCTCCCGCTCGCGCCTAAGCGTGGACTCGGAGGCCCCAAATTCCAGACCCACCACGCCCACAGCTAGGGTCCGCAGCAAGCGGGCCACCTCGCTGGTGCCCACGACGGAGAGTCCGAGTGCCCGGCGTTTACTGCGCCGCAACAGCGAACCGCCAGCCGCTGTGGGAATGCAGCAGCCCGTGCGCAAACCGAAGGCGGGAGGCGTGAGATCGCGCAAGACGAGCCAAACCGATCAAAATCTGTCTGCATCGCCGGCTCCGGCAGACGAGCCTCCATTAGTCACCGAAGAATCCGCAACAGCGGAGGAGGAGCGACCACGTCCTCGTCGCGTTGGCAGACGGCGCATCTCCGACCTGAGTGACCAGTCTGCCAAGGCCGCGGAAACAGATGCTCCTGCCACGGAAGCCACCAGTTCGAGGACAAGCTCCAGGACCAACTCCGCCAACAGTACCACCACCACCAAGACCCGGGAACTGCGTCCGCGCACGCGTCGCAACTCGAAGTCAGATGTTTAG
- the Ranbp21 gene encoding exportin-5: MAQHGGTEALAAELAKAVDLIMHPLTQQQARLEAYMACERFKEESPLCAQVGLFLASSPQSNQQVRHFGLQLIEYTIKFRWNCITHEEKVYIKDNAIKMLNVGVGPAEDRSLLPTKDALSRIIVEMIKREWPQQWSDLLPELSQACTKGEAQTELVLLVFLRLVEDVALLQTIESNQRRKDMYQALNNNMNDIFEFFLRLVEQHVTAFRETTRLCNFTKANAHSRVVEMVLLTLSGFVEWVSIQHIMSSNGKLMHFLCILLNDKAFQCNAAECLAQITNRKGQAKERKPLLQLFNEEPLRYIYQASQIPTDSSSTLAIEQHHNFLKKLLQVLNGMAQQLVALWGKDDATQRPVHLEVLLECLLLLVQHPSLSVSHGSALIWQLLLKHEPCSKDFATVNYIPKLIHTIAPRIVKLPYPASTSSPASLSTEAYIRLEYDSEEEFALYFFRCRTDFLEIFRLATLVQPLVTYGYCEQWLQQRLRNAVAEADAEAKSGNVSCSVLDPVYLEWDALVSVLDGVLSRILLVSERPSVPAGLRLLEDCLKLETINPLIYSILLSCISALFVFLSMSACQITATNCVAMSGVSLLPRVLDKIFRALVLKPPNELEKVQAKSAKNLRRHAASLLVKLAHKYPLLLLPVFEQINGHVELLLKEPGQHQLCRLMRTTLQEALILISNHFCDFERQTLFIEHIVQDKRSEWLAFGDALKSPLAFMSFVGLDKPPIFAVEGAPTLQNRSRLLDALHVVLGVVKRCTWPDDPDRAQRGGFVIGCTELGNPICRNPATKHVVPLLSHVLSLMRVLNELFAPEALLALSEGYRGIHGMLEHEKKLLMGICALPTDPLDTTIRSEPTAFEKMQTFMMMVTEGCYHLMGSAGPSLGRDLYQLMGLSDAIITNVFSRMDVVPDYRLRPIIRVFFKPFVYSCPPSFYDSVLVPLFAHLAPLMCERLTRRWIYIASLYESGQLNGEVNDTQEVLEDQLNRTLTREYLDVLKIALVGGQIGADHVAAGANANSNSVAMENEEHSMDSAPQSRASQSALLSDIISDLGGKLLRNGLIGNYVLMTLLKAIAWNDGMCSMKAVNIAAPVMRFLAAEKLMDENKAVTAFTAVLQGMQVHGQHEANQSGLVTLGVQFYELLRPHFPILSEVLQHIPSVNAADIQKFDEKIAVAPVKGNKVDRAKKDIFKKLTAQLVGRSVNQLFRHEVQIANLPPMQSHKAKGAMGTTADIMDSNQNASLARLFGPEK, encoded by the coding sequence ATGGCCCAGCACGGAGGCACCGAGGCTCTGGCCGCCGAACTGGCCAAAGCCGTCGACCTGATTATGCACCCGCTAACCCAGCAACAGGCTCGTCTGGAGGCCTACATGGCCTGCGAGCGGTTCAAGGAGGAATCGCCGCTGTGCGCCCAGGTGGGCCTCTTCCTGGCCAGCTCGCCGCAGTCCAATCAGCAGGTGCGGCACTTTGGCCTGCAGCTGATCGAGTACACAATCAAGTTTCGGTGGAACTGTATCACGCACGAGGAGAAGGTGTACATCAAGGACAATGCCATCAAGATGCTGAACGTGGGCGTGGGCCCGGCGGAGGACCGCTCGCTGCTGCCCACAAAGGATGCGCTATCGCGCATCATCGTCGAGATGATTAAGCGCGAATGGCCGCAGCAGTGGTCCGACCTGCTGCCGGAACTGAGCCAGGCCTGCACCAAGGGCGAGGCGCAAACGGAGCTGGTGCTTCTCGTCTTCCTGCGGCTTGTGGAGGACGTAGCCCTGCTGCAGACGATCGAGTCGAATCAGCGGCGCAAGGACATGTACCAGGCGCTGAACAACAACATGAACGACATCTTCGAGTTCTTCCTGCGCCTGGTGGAGCAGCATGTGACCGCGTTCCGTGAAACGACGCGCTTGTGCAACTTCACCAAGGCCAACGCGCACAGCAGGGTCGTCGAAATGGTCCTGCTCACGCTGAGCGGCTTCGTCGAGTGGGTCAGTATCCAGCACATCATGTCCAGCAACGGCAAGCTAATGCACTTCCTCTGCATTCTGCTCAACGACAAAGCATTCCAATGCAACGCGGCCGAGTGTCTGGCGCAGATCACGAACCGCAAGGGCCAGGCCAAGGAGCGAAAGCCGCTGCTGCAGTTGTTTAACGAGGAGCCGCTGCGCTACATCTACCAGGCCAGCCAGATACCGACCGACTCCAGCTCCACGCTGGCCATCGAGCAGCACCACAACTTCCTCAAGAAGCTGCTGCAGGTGCTGAACGGCATGGCCCAGCAGCTGGTGGCGCTCTGGGGCAAGGACGACGCCACCCAGCGACCGGTGCATCTAGAAGTCCTTCTCGAATGCCTCCTGCTCCTCGTCCAGCATCCATCGCTAAGCGTCTCCCATGGGTCGGCGCTCATTTGGCAGCTGTTGCTGAAGCACGAGCCCTGCTCGAAGGACTTCGCCACGGTCAACTACATTCCCAAGCTCATCCACACGATTGCGCCCAGGATCGTGAAGCTGCCATATCCTGCCTCCACTAGCTCGCCTGCCAGCCTCTCCACTGAGGCCTACATCCGACTGGAGTACGACAGCGAGGAGGAGTTCGCCCTCTACTTCTTCCGCTGCCGCaccgacttcctcgagatctTCCGCCTAGCCACGCTGGTGCAGCCGCTGGTCACCTACGGCTACTGCGAACAGTGGCTGCAGCAGCGCCTTCGCAACGCTGTGGCCGAAGCGGATGCAGAGGCCAAGAGCGGTAACGTGTCGTGCAGCGTGCTGGACCCCGTCTACCTGGAATGGGATGCACTGGTGAGTGTGTTGGACGGCGTTCTAAGCCGCATACTGCTCGTTTCGGAACGTCCCTCGGTACCGGCTGGACTGCGGCTGCTCGAGGATTGCCTTAAACTGGAGACAATCAACCCGCTGATTTACTCGATTCTGCTCTCCTGCATTTCGGCCCTGTTCGTCTTCCTCAGCATGTCTGCGTGCCAGATCACGGCCACCAACTGTGTGGCAATGAGCGGCGTCAGTCTGTTGCCGCGGGTGCTAGACAAGATATTCCGAGCGCTTGTACTAAAGCCGCCCAACGAGTTGGAGAAGGTGCAGGCAAAGTCCGCCAAAAACCTTCGGCGCCACGCCGCTTCGCTGCTGGTGAAGCTGGCCCACAAGTATCCGTTGCTACTGCTTCCCGTGTTCGAGCAAATCAACGGACACGTGGAGCTCCTACTCAAGGAGCCTGGCCAGCACCAGCTGTGCCGTTTGATGCGTACCACGCTGCAGGAGGCGCTGATTCTCATCTCGAACCACTTCTGCGACTTCGAGCGCCAGACTCTCTTCATCGAGCACATCGTGCAGGACAAGCGGTCCGAGTGGCTGGCCTTTGGAGATGCGCTGAAGTCGCCGCTGGCCTTCATGAGCTTCGTGGGCCTGGACAAGCCTCCCATCTTCGCCGTGGAGGGTGCGCCTACGCTCCAAAATCGGTCGCGCCTGCTGGACGCCCTGCATGTGGTGCTGGGCGTGGTTAAACGCTGCACCTGGCCAGACGACCCAGACCGCGCCCAGCGCGGCGGGTTTGTCATCGGCTGCACGGAACTGGGCAACCCCATCTGCCGGAATCCGGCCACCAAGCACGTCGTGCCACTGCTCTCGCACGTGCTAAGTCTGATGCGTGTGCTCAACGAGCTGTTTGCGCCGGAGGCGCTGCTTGCCCTCTCCGAGGGCTACCGCGGAATCCACGGGATGCTGGAGCACGAGAAAAAACTGCTCATGGGCATTTGCGCCCTGCCCACCGATCCGTTGGACACCACCATCCGCAGCGAGCCGACGGCCTTCGAGAAGATGCAGACTTTCATGATGATGGTCACCGAGGGCTGCTACCATCTGATGGGCTCAGCGGGTCCGTCGCTGGGTCGCGATCTATACCAGCTCATGGGCCTGTCCGACGCCATCATAACAAATGTGTTTAGCCGAATGGACGTGGTGCCCGACTACCGGCTACGTCCGATCATTCGGGTCTTCTTCAAGCCCTTCGTCTACTCGTGCCCGCCCAGCTTCTACGACAGTGTTCTTGTGCCGCTGTTCGCCCACCTGGCGCCATTGATGTGCGAACGCCTTACGCGCCGCTGGATTTACATCGCCTCGCTCTACGAGAGCGGGCAGCTCAACGGCGAGGTCAACGACACCCAGGAGGTGCTGGAGGATCAGCTTAATCGGACGCTGACGCGCGAGTACCTGGACGTGCTGAAGATCGCGCTGGTTGGCGGCCAGATTGGGGCCGATCATGTCGCGGCCGGCGCAAATGCCAACAGCAACTCGGTGGCCATGGAGAACGAGGAGCACTCGATGGACAGCGCCCCACAGTCGCGGGCCAGCCAGTCGGCCTTGCTCTCCGACATTATCAGCGACTTGGGCGGCAAGCTCCTGCGGAACGGACTCATCGGCAACTACGTGCTGATGACCCTACTGAAGGCCATTGCCTGGAATGACGGCATGTGCAGCATGAAGGCAGTGAACATCGCCGCGCCAGTGATGCGCTTCCTGGCCGCCGAGAAGCTTATGGACGAGAACAAGGCAGTTACGGCCTTCACCGCCGTTCTGCAGGGTATGCAAGTGCACGGACAGCACGAGGCCAATCAGTCGGGCTTGGTGACGCTGGGCGTACAGTTCTATGAGCTGCTACGGCCCCACTTCCCTATCCTCAGCGAAGTACTGCAGCATATACCCAGTGTAAACGCGGCCGATATCCAGAAGTTCGACGAGAAGATCGCCGTGGCGCCCGTCAAGGGTAACAAGGTGGACCGCGCCAAGAAGGACATATTCAAGAAGCTTACCGCCCAGCTGGTCGGGCGCAGCGTTAACCAGCTGTTCCGACATGAGGTGCAGATCGCGAACCTGCCGCCGATGCAGTCGCACAAGGCCAAGGGAGCCATGGGCACAACCGCCGACATCATGGATAGCAATCAGAACGCGAGTCTGGCCAGGCTCTTTGGGCCGGAAAAGTGA
- the Arp10 gene encoding actin-related protein 10 has product MPMYESVMQEKPPIVLDIGTAYTKLGFAAEAYPRKIMPTEVVMTATGTRKRLFDYSNPEELYDQLVDFLQTIFFKHLLVSPKERKFVLVENVFGPTVLRETLARVLFVHFDVSSVLFVPVHLIALSTLAVPTALVVDIGYSETSIMPVFSGVQIMAAFKDQSYGGRAIHAEIKRQLVESGVKESLLTESVLEDIKVRTCFVTTMERAQARSSGGQDQPTPAPAVDYIVSDNDAIIQVPGLLRETVYEIMFEPSNERDSLPHLILRSILDCTLDVRRALVESVFLVGGGSMVQGLLARLRQELQHLLAEDPFYAERFHGELQFKFFNAIGKQNFTAWLGGALCGATDLIQTRSLVKETYLKSEHVPDWSNLCDNRPTGS; this is encoded by the exons ATGCCCATGTACGAGAGCGTCATGCAGGAGAAGCCGCCCATCGTCCTGGACATCGGCACGGCGTACACAAA GCTGGGATTCGCGGCAGAGGCGTACCCGCGGAAGATAATGCCCACAGAGGTGGTGATGACCGCGACTGGGACCAGGAAGCGACTGTTCGACTACAGCAACCCAGAGGAGCTCTACGACCAGCTGGTGGACTTCCTGCAGACGATCTTCTTCAA GCACTTGCTGGTCAGCCCCAAAGAGCGCAAGTTCGTGCTGGTGGAGAACGTGTTCGGACCCACTGTGCTCCGGGAGACCTTGGCCCGCGTGCTCTTTGTCCACTTCGATGTCTCCTCCGTTCTGTTCGTCCCCGTCCACCTCATCGCACTATCCACGCTAGCCGTGCCCACCGCCCTGGTGGTGGACATAGGCTACAGTGAAACGAGCATTATGCCCGTCTTCAGCGGGGTGCAAATCATGGCCGCCTTCAAGGACCAGAGCTACGGCGGCAGGGCCATCCATGCGGAGATCAAGCGCCAGCTGGTGGAGTCGGGCGTCAAGGAGAGCCTGCTGACGGAGAGCGTGCTGGAGGACATCAAGGTGCGGACGTGCTTCGTGACAACCATGGAAAGGGCTCAGGCCAGGTCAAGTGGTGGCCAGGATCAGCCGACTCCCGCGCCGGCCGTAGACTACATTGTCAGCGACAACGATGCGATCATTCAGGTGCCCGGCCTGCTGCGTGAGACCGTCTACGAGATCATGTTTGAACCCAGCAACGAGCGGGACAGCCTGCCGCACCTCATCCTGCGCTCCATTCTCGACTGCACACTGGACGTGAGACGCGCCCTGGTCGAGAGTGTGTTTCTGGTGGGCGGCGGCTCCATGGTTCAGGGTCTGCTGGCCCGGCTCCGTCAGGAACTGCAGCATCTGCTCGCCGAGGATCCGTTCTACGCCGAGCGCTTCCACGGCGAGCTGCAGTTCAAGTTCTTCAATGCTATCGGCAAGCAGAACTTCACCGCCTGGCTAGGCGGCGCCTTGTGCGGTGCCACGGACCTCATCCAGACGCGCTCGCTGGTAAAAGAAACGTATCTGAAGAGCGAGCACGTCCCGGACTGGAGCAACCTGTGCGACAATAGGCCGACGGGATCGTAG